In Archocentrus centrarchus isolate MPI-CPG fArcCen1 chromosome 1, fArcCen1, whole genome shotgun sequence, the following proteins share a genomic window:
- the LOC115773174 gene encoding peroxisome proliferator-activated receptor gamma coactivator-related protein 1 isoform X6 encodes MNCNKTTEDQQPKGQAKAKSLSLQQYRQLRQRRQPLVEKQGNNTTKWPSVPEPPKELTPILCLQKQNSCRPKTAHHYPDLRKPDYMSSCRVSSTHRLQPSEARSSTHSRLNRQSTESKVISPTSPLAGGIVPERKKSPVKKPTPLSSDPPNPVLLPLPVLQIASPSTSNSSSASKVEFSSRDSSLQGNRQLQEIHNESSAATLQRQTFSSELNPQVSALIKDCNQESTALLQDMKTVFTEIPPDDSSTSQEQKTSQCIKPQIQKCSLSSLKDSQPLARTPPALSPDTKRPIKCSSVTPHFSQPLQSHIDASGSATEVQTHSMSPPEEPPPPQSGCRVQGATAGSGIEASDLTSLLEQFEETQAKEEGVCENEPALVRAASLPLMPSVGPLESLSTSETQKLQTLEGMDVPEPLSTEIILSTQQPARRKNPLSKVIQIIDPRPLPSRKTHTTPSESRATRASPHIRAKPSLLKDASQTTNDQRSESSSCSSSPSCSVSRSPPRRYRSRRYTSRSSRSRSRSWSTSRSRSPSPQICCRRWRDFCSSRESRKLRREHDMRIQKLKAIDERRVVYVGRIRRSMTHDELRERFSQFGEVECVSLHFRDRGDHYGFVTFYNMEDAFAAIDNGGKLRQPDELPFDICFGGRRQFCSSDYTDLDANRDAEASPSRTRFEDLDFDSLLKQAQRGSKR; translated from the exons ATGAATTGTAACAAGACTACTGAGGACCAGCAGCCTAAAGGTCAGGCCAAGGCCAAATCACTCAGCCTCCAACAGTACAGACAGCTGCGCCAGAGGAGACAGCCCCTGGTAGAGAAACAGGGGAACAACACTACCAAATGGCCCTCAGTTCCTGAGCCCCCTAAGGAACTGACCCCCATCCTCTGtttgcagaaacaaaacagctgcagaCCAAAGACAGCACATCACTATCCGGACCTCCGTAAACCTGACTACATGTCATCCTGTCGTGTCTCTTCAACACACAGGCTTCAGCCCTCTGAGGCCAGATCTTCCACTCACAGCAGACTAAACCGCCAGAGCACTGAATCCAAAGTCATTTCACCTACCAGTCCACTGGCAGGTGGCATTGTTCCTGAACGCAAGAAAAGTCCAGTGAAGAAGCCAACACCACTTAGCAGTGATCCCCCAAATCCTGTCCTCCTTCCCCTGCCAGTTCTTCAGATAGCATCACCATCCACTTCCAACTCCTCATCAGCATCTAAAGTGGAGTTTTCCTCCAGAGATTCGAGTCTGCAGGGTAACAGACAGCTGCAAGAAATCCATAATGAATCCTCAGCTGCAACTCTTCAGAGACAGACATTTTCCTCAGAGCTAAATCCCCAGGTGTCAGCTCTAATCAAAGATTGTAACCAAGAGAGCACTGCACTGCTTCAGGACATGAAGACAGTGTTTACTGAAATACCTCCAGATGATTCCTCTACCTCTCAGGAACAAAAAACTTCACAATGCATAAAACCACAGATTCAAAAATGCAGTCTGAGCTCACTGAAAGATTCCCAGCCCTTAGCAAGAACTCCACCGGCACTGAGTCCTGATACAAAGAGACCGATAAAATGCTCCTCCGTCACCCCACATTTCAGTCAGCCACTTCAGTCTCACATAGATGCTTCTGGATCAGCAACAGAGGTCCAAACTCACAGCATGAGTCCTCCTGAGGAACCACCACCCCCTCAATCTGGGTGCAGAGTGCAGGGAGCAACAGCCGGCTCAG GAATTGAAGCGTCTGATCTGACCAGCTTGCTGGAACAGTTTGAGGAAACACAAG ctAAAGAAGAGGGAGTTTGTGAGAACGAGCCCGCTCTTGTTCGTGCTGCTTCATTACCGTTGATGCCCTCTGTGGGACCACTTGAATCTTTAAGCACTTCAGAAACTCAGAAGCTCCAAACATTGGAGGGTATGGATGTCCCTGAGCCCCTCAGCACTGAAATAATCCTGAGCACTCAGCAGCCTGCAAGACGGAAAAATCCTCTATCCAAGGTCATTCAGATAATTGACCCCCGTCCTCTGCCGTCCAGGAAGACTCACACAACTCCGTCAGAGTCACGTGCAACTCGTGCTTCTCCTCACAT CAGAGCTAAGCCCTCTTTACTCAAGGATGCTTCTCAAACCACAAATGACC AGCGTTCGGAGAGCAGCTCGTGTTCATCATCCCCCTCTTGCTCCGTGTCCCGCTCCCCTCCTCGGCGCTACAGGTCAAGGCGCTACACGTCAAGATCCAGCAGGTCAAGATCCAGATCTTGGTCCACATCCCGGTCCAGGTCACCATCCCCACAAATATGCTGTAGGCGGTGGAGAGACTTTTGTAG cagcagagagtcCAGGAAGCTCAGGAGAGAGCACGACATGAGGATTCAGAAACTGAAAGCCATA GATGAACGGCGGGTGGTGTATGTCGGCCGTATCCGCAGGTCCATGACTCACGACGAACTGAGAGAACGCTTCTCTCAGTTTGGAGAAGTGGAGTGTGTGTCACTTCACTTCAGGGATAGAGG TGACCACTATGGCTTTGTTACATTCTACAATATGGAAGATGCTTTTGCAGCCATCGATAATGGTGGAAAACTACGGCAGCCCGATGAGCTGCCGTTTGACATCTGCTTCGGTGGAAGAAGGCAGTTTTGTAGTTCAGACTACACAGATCTCG ATGCAAACAGAGACGCAGAAGCGTCTCCTTCCAGGACCAGGTTTGAGGACCTCGACTTTGATTCGTTGCTGAAGCAGGCCCAGAGAGGATCAAAGAGGTAG
- the LOC115773174 gene encoding peroxisome proliferator-activated receptor gamma coactivator-related protein 1 isoform X7, whose translation MNCNKTTEDQQPKGQAKAKSLSLQQYRQLRQRRQPLVEKQGNNTTKWPSVPEPPKELTPILCLQKQNSCRPKTAHHYPDLRKPDYMSSCRVSSTHRLQPSEARSSTHSRLNRQSTESKVISPTSPLAGGIVPERKKSPVKKPTPLSSDPPNPVLLPLPVLQIASPSTSNSSSASKVEFSSRDSSLQGNRQLQEIHNESSAATLQRQTFSSELNPQVSALIKDCNQESTALLQDMKTVFTEIPPDDSSTSQEQKTSQCIKPQIQKCSLSSLKDSQPLARTPPALSPDTKRPIKCSSVTPHFSQPLQSHIDASGSATEVQTHSMSPPEEPPPPQSGCRVQGATAGSGIEASDLTSLLEQFEETQAKEEGVCENEPALVRAASLPLMPSVGPLESLSTSETQKLQTLEGMDVPEPLSTEIILSTQQPARRKNPLSKVIQIIDPRPLPSRKTHTTPSESRATRASPHMSRSSRSRSRSWSTSRSRSPSPQICCRRWRDFCSSRESRKLRREHDMRIQKLKAIDERRVVYVGRIRRSMTHDELRERFSQFGEVECVSLHFRDRGDHYGFVTFYNMEDAFAAIDNGGKLRQPDELPFDICFGGRRQFCSSDYTDLDANRDAEASPSRTRFEDLDFDSLLKQAQRGSKR comes from the exons ATGAATTGTAACAAGACTACTGAGGACCAGCAGCCTAAAGGTCAGGCCAAGGCCAAATCACTCAGCCTCCAACAGTACAGACAGCTGCGCCAGAGGAGACAGCCCCTGGTAGAGAAACAGGGGAACAACACTACCAAATGGCCCTCAGTTCCTGAGCCCCCTAAGGAACTGACCCCCATCCTCTGtttgcagaaacaaaacagctgcagaCCAAAGACAGCACATCACTATCCGGACCTCCGTAAACCTGACTACATGTCATCCTGTCGTGTCTCTTCAACACACAGGCTTCAGCCCTCTGAGGCCAGATCTTCCACTCACAGCAGACTAAACCGCCAGAGCACTGAATCCAAAGTCATTTCACCTACCAGTCCACTGGCAGGTGGCATTGTTCCTGAACGCAAGAAAAGTCCAGTGAAGAAGCCAACACCACTTAGCAGTGATCCCCCAAATCCTGTCCTCCTTCCCCTGCCAGTTCTTCAGATAGCATCACCATCCACTTCCAACTCCTCATCAGCATCTAAAGTGGAGTTTTCCTCCAGAGATTCGAGTCTGCAGGGTAACAGACAGCTGCAAGAAATCCATAATGAATCCTCAGCTGCAACTCTTCAGAGACAGACATTTTCCTCAGAGCTAAATCCCCAGGTGTCAGCTCTAATCAAAGATTGTAACCAAGAGAGCACTGCACTGCTTCAGGACATGAAGACAGTGTTTACTGAAATACCTCCAGATGATTCCTCTACCTCTCAGGAACAAAAAACTTCACAATGCATAAAACCACAGATTCAAAAATGCAGTCTGAGCTCACTGAAAGATTCCCAGCCCTTAGCAAGAACTCCACCGGCACTGAGTCCTGATACAAAGAGACCGATAAAATGCTCCTCCGTCACCCCACATTTCAGTCAGCCACTTCAGTCTCACATAGATGCTTCTGGATCAGCAACAGAGGTCCAAACTCACAGCATGAGTCCTCCTGAGGAACCACCACCCCCTCAATCTGGGTGCAGAGTGCAGGGAGCAACAGCCGGCTCAG GAATTGAAGCGTCTGATCTGACCAGCTTGCTGGAACAGTTTGAGGAAACACAAG ctAAAGAAGAGGGAGTTTGTGAGAACGAGCCCGCTCTTGTTCGTGCTGCTTCATTACCGTTGATGCCCTCTGTGGGACCACTTGAATCTTTAAGCACTTCAGAAACTCAGAAGCTCCAAACATTGGAGGGTATGGATGTCCCTGAGCCCCTCAGCACTGAAATAATCCTGAGCACTCAGCAGCCTGCAAGACGGAAAAATCCTCTATCCAAGGTCATTCAGATAATTGACCCCCGTCCTCTGCCGTCCAGGAAGACTCACACAACTCCGTCAGAGTCACGTGCAACTCGTGCTTCTCCTCACAT GTCAAGATCCAGCAGGTCAAGATCCAGATCTTGGTCCACATCCCGGTCCAGGTCACCATCCCCACAAATATGCTGTAGGCGGTGGAGAGACTTTTGTAG cagcagagagtcCAGGAAGCTCAGGAGAGAGCACGACATGAGGATTCAGAAACTGAAAGCCATA GATGAACGGCGGGTGGTGTATGTCGGCCGTATCCGCAGGTCCATGACTCACGACGAACTGAGAGAACGCTTCTCTCAGTTTGGAGAAGTGGAGTGTGTGTCACTTCACTTCAGGGATAGAGG TGACCACTATGGCTTTGTTACATTCTACAATATGGAAGATGCTTTTGCAGCCATCGATAATGGTGGAAAACTACGGCAGCCCGATGAGCTGCCGTTTGACATCTGCTTCGGTGGAAGAAGGCAGTTTTGTAGTTCAGACTACACAGATCTCG ATGCAAACAGAGACGCAGAAGCGTCTCCTTCCAGGACCAGGTTTGAGGACCTCGACTTTGATTCGTTGCTGAAGCAGGCCCAGAGAGGATCAAAGAGGTAG
- the LOC115773174 gene encoding peroxisome proliferator-activated receptor gamma coactivator-related protein 1 isoform X3 encodes MNCNKTTEDQQPKGQAKAKSLSLQQYRQLRQRRQPLVEKQGNNTTKWPSVPEPPKELTPILCLQKQNSCRPKTAHHYPDLRKPDYMSSCRVSSTHRLQPSEARSSTHSRLNRQSTESKVISPTSPLAGGIVPERKKSPVKKPTPLSSDPPNPVLLPLPVLQIASPSTSNSSSASKVEFSSRDSSLQGNRQLQEIHNESSAATLQRQTFSSELNPQVSALIKDCNQESTALLQDMKTVFTEIPPDDSSTSQEQKTSQCIKPQIQKCSLSSLKDSQPLARTPPALSPDTKRPIKCSSVTPHFSQPLQSHIDASGSATEVQTHSMSPPEEPPPPQSGCRVQGATAGSGIEASDLTSLLEQFEETQAKEEGVCENEPSVGPLESLSTSETQKLQTLEGMDVPEPLSTEIILSTQQPARRKNPLSKVIQIIDPRPLPSRKTHTTPSESRATRASPHMYAHISSDHDYCGSVDHSPANAFQRSRAKPSLLKDASQTTNDQHMMTQDLNAAGEEKTQITTVLLHHSEQPRTRSEIDKALQFANCATTEDNRTSGNKTAPCTFPTPPPSPPVRGREKRRYRRRSPRSDSSSGSRSSSSSSSSSSASRSPKRLRLHHKRSESSSCSSSPSCSVSRSPPRRYRSRRYTSRSSRSRSRSWSTSRSRSPSPQICCRRWRDFCSSRESRKLRREHDMRIQKLKAIDERRVVYVGRIRRSMTHDELRERFSQFGEVECVSLHFRDRGDHYGFVTFYNMEDAFAAIDNGGKLRQPDELPFDICFGGRRQFCSSDYTDLDANRDAEASPSRTRFEDLDFDSLLKQAQRGSKR; translated from the exons ATGAATTGTAACAAGACTACTGAGGACCAGCAGCCTAAAGGTCAGGCCAAGGCCAAATCACTCAGCCTCCAACAGTACAGACAGCTGCGCCAGAGGAGACAGCCCCTGGTAGAGAAACAGGGGAACAACACTACCAAATGGCCCTCAGTTCCTGAGCCCCCTAAGGAACTGACCCCCATCCTCTGtttgcagaaacaaaacagctgcagaCCAAAGACAGCACATCACTATCCGGACCTCCGTAAACCTGACTACATGTCATCCTGTCGTGTCTCTTCAACACACAGGCTTCAGCCCTCTGAGGCCAGATCTTCCACTCACAGCAGACTAAACCGCCAGAGCACTGAATCCAAAGTCATTTCACCTACCAGTCCACTGGCAGGTGGCATTGTTCCTGAACGCAAGAAAAGTCCAGTGAAGAAGCCAACACCACTTAGCAGTGATCCCCCAAATCCTGTCCTCCTTCCCCTGCCAGTTCTTCAGATAGCATCACCATCCACTTCCAACTCCTCATCAGCATCTAAAGTGGAGTTTTCCTCCAGAGATTCGAGTCTGCAGGGTAACAGACAGCTGCAAGAAATCCATAATGAATCCTCAGCTGCAACTCTTCAGAGACAGACATTTTCCTCAGAGCTAAATCCCCAGGTGTCAGCTCTAATCAAAGATTGTAACCAAGAGAGCACTGCACTGCTTCAGGACATGAAGACAGTGTTTACTGAAATACCTCCAGATGATTCCTCTACCTCTCAGGAACAAAAAACTTCACAATGCATAAAACCACAGATTCAAAAATGCAGTCTGAGCTCACTGAAAGATTCCCAGCCCTTAGCAAGAACTCCACCGGCACTGAGTCCTGATACAAAGAGACCGATAAAATGCTCCTCCGTCACCCCACATTTCAGTCAGCCACTTCAGTCTCACATAGATGCTTCTGGATCAGCAACAGAGGTCCAAACTCACAGCATGAGTCCTCCTGAGGAACCACCACCCCCTCAATCTGGGTGCAGAGTGCAGGGAGCAACAGCCGGCTCAG GAATTGAAGCGTCTGATCTGACCAGCTTGCTGGAACAGTTTGAGGAAACACAAG ctAAAGAAGAGGGAGTTTGTGAGAACGA GCCCTCTGTGGGACCACTTGAATCTTTAAGCACTTCAGAAACTCAGAAGCTCCAAACATTGGAGGGTATGGATGTCCCTGAGCCCCTCAGCACTGAAATAATCCTGAGCACTCAGCAGCCTGCAAGACGGAAAAATCCTCTATCCAAGGTCATTCAGATAATTGACCCCCGTCCTCTGCCGTCCAGGAAGACTCACACAACTCCGTCAGAGTCACGTGCAACTCGTGCTTCTCCTCACATGTATGCACACATATCCTCCGATCATGATTACTGTGGTTCTGTAGATCATTCTCCTGCTAATGCTTTTCAGCGTAGCAGAGCTAAGCCCTCTTTACTCAAGGATGCTTCTCAAACCACAAATGACCAGCACATGATGACCCAGGACTTAAATGCTGCAGGTGAAGAGAAAACCCAGATCACAACTGTGCTTCTGCATCACTCAGAGCAACCCAGGACCAGATCAGAGATAGACAAAGCTCTGCAGTTTGCAAATTGTGCTACCACAGAAGATAATAGGACAAGTGGAAACAAGACAGCTCCATGCACCTTCCCAACGCCTCCACCCAGCCCCCCTGtcagaggcagagagaagaggagataCAGGAGAAGATCACCACGGTCTGACTCAAGCTCCGGCTCCCGgtcctcatcctcttcttcctcctccagctctgcaTCTCGCTCTCCAAAAAGACTAAG GCTCCATCACAAGCGTTCGGAGAGCAGCTCGTGTTCATCATCCCCCTCTTGCTCCGTGTCCCGCTCCCCTCCTCGGCGCTACAGGTCAAGGCGCTACACGTCAAGATCCAGCAGGTCAAGATCCAGATCTTGGTCCACATCCCGGTCCAGGTCACCATCCCCACAAATATGCTGTAGGCGGTGGAGAGACTTTTGTAG cagcagagagtcCAGGAAGCTCAGGAGAGAGCACGACATGAGGATTCAGAAACTGAAAGCCATA GATGAACGGCGGGTGGTGTATGTCGGCCGTATCCGCAGGTCCATGACTCACGACGAACTGAGAGAACGCTTCTCTCAGTTTGGAGAAGTGGAGTGTGTGTCACTTCACTTCAGGGATAGAGG TGACCACTATGGCTTTGTTACATTCTACAATATGGAAGATGCTTTTGCAGCCATCGATAATGGTGGAAAACTACGGCAGCCCGATGAGCTGCCGTTTGACATCTGCTTCGGTGGAAGAAGGCAGTTTTGTAGTTCAGACTACACAGATCTCG ATGCAAACAGAGACGCAGAAGCGTCTCCTTCCAGGACCAGGTTTGAGGACCTCGACTTTGATTCGTTGCTGAAGCAGGCCCAGAGAGGATCAAAGAGGTAG